Proteins found in one Bacillus sp. BGMRC 2118 genomic segment:
- the sdhB gene encoding succinate dehydrogenase iron-sulfur subunit — translation MSEKKKVRFIVTRQDSPEAAPYEETFELDYRPNMNVISALMEIRRNPVDINGKETAPITWDMNCLEEVCGACSMVINGKPRQSCSALVDQLEQPIRLEPMRTFPVVRDLQVDRSRMFDSLKKVKAWIPIDGTYDLGPGPRMPEKKRQWAYELSKCMTCGVCLEACPNVNSNSDFIGPAPLSQVRLFNAHPTGAMNKSERLDSIMGDGGLANCGNSQNCVQSCPKGIPLTTSIAALNRDTTVQMFRNFFGSDEV, via the coding sequence ATGAGCGAGAAGAAAAAAGTCCGTTTTATTGTCACTCGTCAAGACAGCCCAGAAGCTGCCCCTTATGAAGAAACATTTGAACTAGATTATCGACCAAACATGAACGTAATTTCTGCACTTATGGAAATTCGTAGAAATCCAGTAGATATAAATGGTAAAGAAACAGCACCTATTACGTGGGATATGAACTGTTTAGAAGAAGTTTGTGGTGCTTGTTCAATGGTTATTAATGGCAAGCCAAGACAATCTTGTTCAGCACTAGTTGACCAATTAGAACAGCCAATTCGTTTAGAGCCGATGAGAACATTCCCGGTTGTACGTGACCTTCAAGTTGACCGTAGCCGCATGTTCGACTCACTTAAGAAGGTTAAAGCTTGGATTCCAATTGATGGAACATACGATTTAGGACCTGGTCCACGTATGCCTGAAAAGAAGCGACAGTGGGCTTACGAATTATCAAAATGTATGACTTGTGGTGTTTGCCTTGAGGCATGTCCAAATGTGAACAGTAATTCTGATTTCATTGGACCTGCTCCATTATCTCAAGTTCGTTTATTTAATGCACACCCAACAGGTGCGATGAATAAATCAGAACGATTAGATTCGATTATGGGTGATGGCGGACTTGCAAACTGTGGTAATTCACAAAACTGTGTACAATCATGTCCGAAGGGAATACCTTTAACAACATCGATTGCTGCATTAAACCGTGATACAACTGTACAAATGTTTAGAAACTTCTTCGGAAGTGACGAAGTTTAA
- a CDS encoding acyl-CoA thioesterase: MVKAAYIDHFETWQEGFIFSHPIKVRFSETDMFGHVNNTVVFTYFEEARIEFFKSLGLMQYWIKKDSDLIPVVADLQCDYLAQTYFDEKLEVKVKVNKLGSSSVDVHYLVQKENGKPAFVGRGAIVQISKKTGKPVGWNEEWRASLLTMIGKANNFVK, encoded by the coding sequence ATGGTAAAAGCAGCTTACATTGATCATTTTGAAACGTGGCAAGAAGGATTTATTTTTTCACACCCCATCAAAGTTCGTTTTAGTGAAACCGATATGTTCGGACATGTCAACAATACAGTGGTATTTACATACTTTGAAGAAGCACGTATAGAATTTTTTAAATCTTTAGGATTAATGCAATATTGGATTAAGAAAGACAGTGATTTAATACCAGTTGTTGCAGATTTGCAGTGTGACTATTTAGCACAAACGTATTTTGATGAAAAATTAGAAGTGAAAGTAAAGGTAAATAAACTGGGTTCCTCATCTGTAGATGTTCATTATCTTGTACAAAAAGAAAATGGCAAACCAGCATTTGTAGGTCGAGGAGCAATTGTACAAATATCTAAAAAGACAGGTAAGCCTGTAGGGTGGAATGAAGAGTGGAGAGCTAGTTTACTCACTATGATAGGTAAAGCAAATAATTTCGTAAAATAG
- the gerE gene encoding spore germination protein GerE, protein MKEKDFQPKPLLTKREREVFELLVQDKTTKEIAGELFISEKTVRNHISNAMQKLGVKGRSQAVVELLRMGELEL, encoded by the coding sequence TTGAAGGAGAAAGATTTTCAACCAAAGCCATTGCTAACAAAACGAGAAAGGGAAGTATTTGAATTGTTAGTTCAAGATAAGACAACAAAAGAAATTGCTGGAGAGTTGTTTATCAGTGAAAAGACAGTTCGAAATCATATTTCCAATGCTATGCAAAAGCTTGGAGTTAAGGGGCGTTCACAAGCGGTTGTAGAGCTCCTACGTATGGGAGAACTAGAGCTTTAA
- a CDS encoding MarR family transcriptional regulator, whose translation MRQDQPVGIEKVDSTVADTEKSLRYISGIIKQKGREMLNQYTITPPQFVALQWLLENGDMTIGELSNKMYLAFSTTTDLIDRMEKNELVVRVKDENDRRVVRIHLLSEGERIIEEVIHKRQKYLEEILSAFSQEEIIMLEKLLGKLHQEMKE comes from the coding sequence ATGAGGCAAGACCAACCTGTTGGAATTGAAAAGGTTGATTCTACTGTAGCAGATACGGAAAAGTCGCTACGATATATATCTGGCATTATTAAACAAAAAGGGAGAGAGATGTTAAATCAATATACGATTACTCCTCCGCAATTTGTTGCCCTTCAATGGCTATTAGAAAATGGAGATATGACGATTGGTGAATTATCAAATAAGATGTATTTAGCATTTAGCACAACAACTGATTTAATTGATCGAATGGAGAAAAATGAGTTAGTAGTTCGTGTTAAAGATGAAAATGATCGTCGTGTTGTAAGGATACATCTATTGTCTGAAGGTGAACGAATCATTGAAGAAGTAATCCACAAGCGTCAAAAGTATTTAGAAGAAATCCTTTCTGCATTTTCACAAGAAGAAATCATCATGCTAGAAAAACTACTAGGGAAATTACATCAAGAAATGAAAGAATGA
- the racE gene encoding glutamate racemase gives MDKPIGVIDSGVGGLTVAKEIMRQLPKEQILYLGDTARCPYGPRPLEEVKRFTWEMTNYLLQYDIKMLVIACNTATAAVLEDIRQTLKIPVIGVVQPGARAAVKVTENKQIGVIGTVGTIQSKAYDNALHSINNQLNVTGLACPKFVPIVESGDYDSVEAYDVVREQLKPLEGIDIDTLILGCTHYPLLTPIIQEIMGNSVELISSGEETAREVSTILYHSRLLKNKGEQKEHLFFTTGTKEAFQKVANKLFQQNIDKIEVIKLT, from the coding sequence ATGGATAAACCAATTGGGGTTATAGATTCAGGAGTTGGTGGTCTAACAGTTGCAAAGGAAATTATGAGGCAATTACCGAAAGAGCAAATCTTATACTTAGGTGACACAGCTCGATGTCCATATGGTCCAAGACCTCTTGAAGAAGTAAAGCGATTTACATGGGAAATGACCAACTACCTGCTTCAATATGATATTAAGATGCTAGTCATTGCTTGTAATACTGCTACTGCTGCTGTATTAGAAGATATAAGACAAACTCTGAAAATACCTGTTATCGGCGTTGTTCAACCGGGTGCCCGGGCTGCAGTTAAAGTAACGGAAAATAAACAAATTGGGGTAATTGGCACGGTTGGAACCATTCAGAGTAAGGCATATGATAATGCGCTACATTCTATTAATAACCAATTGAATGTAACTGGACTTGCTTGTCCTAAATTTGTCCCAATTGTAGAATCTGGTGATTATGATTCAGTAGAAGCCTATGATGTTGTTCGAGAACAACTGAAGCCGCTTGAAGGTATCGATATAGATACGCTGATACTGGGCTGTACTCATTATCCGCTGTTAACCCCAATTATCCAGGAAATCATGGGAAACAGTGTAGAATTAATATCATCAGGAGAAGAAACAGCCAGGGAAGTAAGTACCATCCTCTATCACAGTCGCCTACTCAAAAATAAAGGCGAACAAAAGGAACATCTATTCTTCACAACTGGCACAAAAGAGGCATTCCAAAAAGTAGCAAACAAACTATTTCAACAAAACATAGATAAAATAGAAGTGATAAAACTAACGTGA
- a CDS encoding sporulation protein, giving the protein MPKLPKVKIATTVIASSVLLSGCGLFGGEQVMKEIDPPQDVNMVDDQAKLDEGKNAEGKVKKEEATKDTVTRELYLVDKNGYVVPQTFELPKENSAAQQVLEYLVEGGPVTNMLPEGFKAVLPPDTQMTTNLLKDGTLEVDFSNEFTEYKAENEQKILQALTWTLTQFDTIKKVNIKVNGHEQNVMPVNKTPINDGLTRADGINVDNSDVVDVMNSELVTLYFLAQEGENTYYVPVTKRVQQTSEDKIVATVQELIKGPGLVGGLLSEFNSEVELLSEPDYKNGVVTLNFNESILGNLEGTSISKHIINSLVLSLTEQPGVESVALQVNGKADLKADSGEELTKPVTRPQTVNTGEF; this is encoded by the coding sequence ATGCCTAAATTACCAAAAGTTAAAATTGCTACAACAGTTATCGCATCAAGTGTATTACTTTCTGGTTGTGGATTATTTGGTGGAGAGCAAGTGATGAAAGAAATTGATCCGCCACAGGATGTAAATATGGTTGATGATCAAGCAAAGCTAGATGAGGGGAAAAATGCAGAAGGAAAAGTCAAAAAGGAAGAAGCGACGAAAGATACAGTTACGCGTGAGCTTTATCTTGTTGATAAAAATGGTTATGTTGTACCACAAACTTTCGAGTTACCAAAAGAAAATAGTGCTGCTCAACAAGTACTAGAGTATTTGGTAGAAGGTGGTCCGGTAACGAATATGCTTCCAGAGGGCTTTAAAGCTGTTCTGCCTCCTGATACGCAAATGACTACTAACTTATTAAAAGATGGTACGTTAGAAGTCGACTTTTCAAATGAATTTACTGAGTATAAAGCAGAAAATGAGCAGAAGATATTACAAGCGTTAACATGGACGCTCACACAGTTTGATACAATCAAAAAGGTTAATATCAAGGTAAATGGCCACGAACAAAATGTGATGCCTGTTAACAAAACACCAATTAATGATGGACTGACTCGTGCAGATGGAATCAATGTTGATAACTCTGACGTTGTAGACGTAATGAACAGCGAACTGGTTACACTGTATTTCTTAGCACAAGAAGGCGAAAATACTTACTATGTACCTGTTACAAAACGTGTACAACAAACAAGTGAAGATAAAATTGTAGCAACTGTTCAAGAATTAATTAAAGGACCAGGTTTAGTTGGCGGTCTGCTTTCAGAATTTAATTCTGAAGTGGAGCTACTTTCTGAACCAGATTATAAAAATGGTGTTGTAACACTGAACTTTAATGAGTCGATTTTAGGTAACCTTGAGGGGACATCGATCTCGAAGCATATTATTAACTCTCTAGTTTTATCCTTAACTGAGCAGCCTGGTGTTGAAAGTGTTGCATTACAAGTAAATGGAAAAGCAGACTTAAAGGCTGACTCTGGTGAAGAATTAACAAAGCCGGTAACAAGACCACAGACGGTAAATACTGGAGAATTTTAA
- the rph gene encoding ribonuclease PH, producing MRVDGREQAQLREIHIEKDYIKHAEGSVLISVGDTKVICTASIEDKVPPFMRGGGKGWITAEYSMLPRATEQRNIRESSKGKVTGRTMEIQRLIGRALRSVVQLEKLGERTVWIDCDVIQADGGTRTASITGAYVAMVLAFSKLIERRAISAYPVKDFLAATSVGVDPERGPILDLNYIEDSSANVDMNVVMTGKGEFVELQGTGEEATFSRTQLNELLELAEKGIQDLIHHQMEALGEDISNAILK from the coding sequence ATGCGAGTAGATGGAAGAGAACAAGCACAATTAAGAGAAATACATATTGAAAAAGATTATATAAAGCATGCAGAAGGTTCAGTACTTATATCTGTTGGTGATACAAAAGTCATATGTACGGCCAGCATTGAGGATAAAGTACCCCCATTTATGAGAGGTGGAGGAAAAGGCTGGATTACAGCTGAATACTCCATGCTTCCTAGAGCAACAGAGCAAAGAAATATACGAGAATCGAGTAAAGGAAAAGTAACAGGACGTACAATGGAGATTCAACGTTTAATTGGCCGGGCCCTTCGTTCTGTTGTGCAGCTTGAAAAACTAGGCGAACGCACTGTTTGGATTGACTGTGATGTCATTCAGGCAGATGGCGGTACACGAACAGCATCCATAACAGGAGCTTATGTGGCAATGGTTCTTGCTTTTTCAAAGCTTATTGAGAGAAGGGCTATCTCAGCATACCCTGTTAAAGATTTCTTAGCTGCAACTTCAGTTGGTGTTGATCCTGAGCGTGGGCCAATTCTAGATTTAAATTATATCGAGGATTCAAGTGCTAATGTAGATATGAATGTAGTGATGACCGGAAAAGGTGAATTCGTTGAGCTTCAAGGAACGGGAGAAGAAGCTACATTCTCTAGAACTCAGCTAAATGAACTGTTAGAACTGGCTGAAAAAGGGATACAAGACTTAATTCATCATCAAATGGAGGCATTAGGAGAAGACATTAGCAACGCAATTTTAAAATAG